A single region of the Brienomyrus brachyistius isolate T26 chromosome 10, BBRACH_0.4, whole genome shotgun sequence genome encodes:
- the LOC125750212 gene encoding AAC-rich mRNA clone AAC11 protein-like, whose amino-acid sequence MRDLGSLTCAMKLLLLLAEKKCLPNHSESTSNNNTGSHHVHCTDRASDLYRTSNNNTGSHHINCTDRASDIYRTSNNNTGSHHINCTDRASDIYRTSNNNTGSHHINCTDRASDIYRTSNNYTGSHHINCTDRASDIYRTSNNYTGSHHINCTDRASDLYSTSNDTMGTHLVYLANRPADHKDTDQYSHGHSCTSNNNTGSHHVHCTDRASDLYRTSNNNTGSHHINCTDRASDLYRTSNDTMGTHVVYLANRPTDYKDTDQYSHGHS is encoded by the exons ATGAGGGACCTCGGCAGCCTGACCTGTGCAATGAAACTCCTTCTCCTACTCGCAG AAAAGAAATGTCTTCCTAATCATTCAGAAAG CACCTCCAACAACAACACAGGCTCCCATCACGTCCACTGCACTGACAGAGCCTCTGACCTCTACAGGACCTCCAACAACAACACAGGCTCCCATCACATCAACTGCACTGACAGAGCCTCAGACATCTACAGGACCTCCAACAACAACACAGGCTCCCATCACATCAACTGCACTGACAGAGCCTCAGACATCTACAGGACCTCCAACAACAACACAGGCTCCCATCACATCAACTGCACTGACAGAGCCTCAGACATCTACAGGACCTCCAACAACTACACAGGCTCCCATCACATCAACTGCACTGACAGAGCCTCAGACATCTACAGGACCTCCAACAACTACACAGGCTCCCATCACATCAACTGCACTGACAGAGCCTCAGACCTCTACAGCACCTCCAACGACACCATGGGCACCCATTTGGTCTACTTGGCCAACAGACCCGCAGACCACAAGGACACTGACCAGTACAGCCATGGACACTCATG CACCTCCAACAACAACACAGGCTCCCATCACGTCCACTGCACTGACAGAGCCTCTGACCTCTACAGGACATCCAACAACAACACAGGCTCCCATCACATCAACTGCACTGACAGAGCCTCTGACCTCTACAGGACCTCCAACGACACCATGGGCACCCATGTGGTCTACTTGGCCAACAGACCCACAGACTACAAGGACACTGACCAGTACAGCCATGGACACTCATG A
- the LOC125750233 gene encoding T-cell immunoglobulin and mucin domain-containing protein 4-like isoform X1 — protein MERLASLILAVAVAGSSALAHKVMEGDQVTLPCRYSVQRYGRSSVCWGRGCGALWCSGAILQMDGSRVVSKTSEKYRLAGNLRLGLVDLTIGNISRADGGPYCCRVDINGYFNDKKVLHTIQVTQAVTPFPAPVGPHGEKSDPYTDRYPDSEPLPLLEEYTLNPRPNHPEVGSTNAEPTPSLPLHVYSPALYLSVSLLFLLLLGLVALLGFKRKLHQRCSFRGSLAGREPRHIIWAIEARRPVEENIYTLD, from the exons ATGGAGCGGCTCGCCAGCTTGATCCTCGCCGTCGCAGTGGCAG GATCCTCAGCACTGGCACACAAGGTAATGGAGGGGGATCAAGTGACCCTGCCCTGCAGATACTCGGTCCAGCGTTACGGACGGAGCAGTGTTTGCTGGGGCCGTGGGTGTGGCGCACTCTGGTGTTCGGGTGCGATCCTGCAGATGGATGGCAGCCGTGTGGTTTCCAAGACGTCGGAAAAGTACCGGCTGGCAGGGAACCTGCGGCTGGGCCTAGTAGACCTGACCATCGGCAACATCAGCCGGGCGGACGGCGGGCCGTACTGCTGCAGAGTGGACATCAATGGATATTTCAATGACAAGAAAGTGCTTCACACCATACAGGTGACACAAG CAGTGACCCCATTTCCTGCACCAGTGGGACCCCATGGAGAGAAATCGGATCCTTACACGG ACAGGTATCCAGATTCCGAGCCCTTGCCTCTTCTAGAAGAATATACTCTGAATCCTCGTCCCAATCATCCCGAAGTTGGCAGCACC AATGCTGAGCCCACTCCCAGTCTCCCGCTCCATGTTTACAGCCCTGCGCTGTACCTTTCTGTCTCACTCCTCTTCCTGCTGCTACTGGGTCTGGTCGCTCTGCTAGGGTTCAAAC GAAAGCTTCACCAGAGATGTTCCTTCAGAGGCAG TCTGGCAGGTAGAGAGCCCCGTCACATCATCTGGGCGATCGAGGCCAGGAGGCCTGTGGAAGAGAACATATACACTCTGGACTAG
- the LOC125750233 gene encoding T-cell immunoglobulin and mucin domain-containing protein 4-like isoform X2 — protein sequence MEGDQVTLPCRYSVQRYGRSSVCWGRGCGALWCSGAILQMDGSRVVSKTSEKYRLAGNLRLGLVDLTIGNISRADGGPYCCRVDINGYFNDKKVLHTIQVTQAVTPFPAPVGPHGEKSDPYTDRYPDSEPLPLLEEYTLNPRPNHPEVGSTNAEPTPSLPLHVYSPALYLSVSLLFLLLLGLVALLGFKRKLHQRCSFRGSLAGREPRHIIWAIEARRPVEENIYTLD from the exons ATGGAGGGGGATCAAGTGACCCTGCCCTGCAGATACTCGGTCCAGCGTTACGGACGGAGCAGTGTTTGCTGGGGCCGTGGGTGTGGCGCACTCTGGTGTTCGGGTGCGATCCTGCAGATGGATGGCAGCCGTGTGGTTTCCAAGACGTCGGAAAAGTACCGGCTGGCAGGGAACCTGCGGCTGGGCCTAGTAGACCTGACCATCGGCAACATCAGCCGGGCGGACGGCGGGCCGTACTGCTGCAGAGTGGACATCAATGGATATTTCAATGACAAGAAAGTGCTTCACACCATACAGGTGACACAAG CAGTGACCCCATTTCCTGCACCAGTGGGACCCCATGGAGAGAAATCGGATCCTTACACGG ACAGGTATCCAGATTCCGAGCCCTTGCCTCTTCTAGAAGAATATACTCTGAATCCTCGTCCCAATCATCCCGAAGTTGGCAGCACC AATGCTGAGCCCACTCCCAGTCTCCCGCTCCATGTTTACAGCCCTGCGCTGTACCTTTCTGTCTCACTCCTCTTCCTGCTGCTACTGGGTCTGGTCGCTCTGCTAGGGTTCAAAC GAAAGCTTCACCAGAGATGTTCCTTCAGAGGCAG TCTGGCAGGTAGAGAGCCCCGTCACATCATCTGGGCGATCGAGGCCAGGAGGCCTGTGGAAGAGAACATATACACTCTGGACTAG